The Streptomyces collinus DNA segment GGTCATCGCCTACATGCTGGTCTTCGGCGTCGCCGCCGGGCTGAACATGCAGGTGCTCACCATGGCCGCGCAGAACACCGCCCCCCGCGACGACATCGGCGCGGTCCACGCCACCGTGTCCTTCGCCCGGCAGCTGGGCACCACCGTGGGCATCTCCCTGTTCGCCTCGATCTTCTACAACCGGCTGACCGAGGAGATCGCCGACCGGACGCCCCCGGGCGCGCTGCGCGGCATCGACCACGACGCGCTGTCCTCGACCGAGACGCTGGACCGGCTCACCGGGCCCGTGCGCCACGCCGTCGAGCAGTCGTACGCAGCCGCTCTCACCCCCGTGTTCCTCACCGCCGTACCGGTCCTCCTTCTAGGACTGGTGGCCGCCCTGACGATGAAGAACCTCCCGCTGCGCGGCGAGGACCACCAGGGCGGAGAGGCGGCCGTCGAGGAGAGCTGACCCACCGCACCCACCGCGCTGCGAGCCGCCGTCCCGCACGGGACGGCGGCTCGTGCGCGTCCGCCCGGCCGCCCGCTCACGCCCCGGCCCGCCCTTCAGCGCCCTTCGAGCCCGAATCGACGGCTCGCGACCATCGTCGGCACTGCACAGCCGTACGACGCAGGCCGAAGAACAGGCAGAGGCAGACCAGGAGGCTCGTGTGACAACGACCGAAGACCCGCAGGCGGCTCCGGCGGTCGACCCCGGACCACTCATCCGGCTGACCATTGCCGACTGCGCCGCCAAGGTGCTGCACAGCGCCGTCACCCTCGGCGTGTTCGGCGCGCTGGCCGAAAGTCCCGCCGACGCCGCGGAGCTGGCACGACGCACCGGCACCCACCACCGGATGGTCCCGGACTTCTTGGATGCGCTGGTCGGGCTCGGGATGCTGGAGCGGACGGAGGGCAGCTACCGCAACTCCCCGCTGGCGCAGGCCTATCTGGTGCCGGACTCCTCGTCATACCTCGGCGGCTTCGTCGAGCTCACCAACGAGACCCTCTACGGCACCTGGGGCCGGCTCACCGAGGCGATGCGCTCCGGCGAGCCCCAGCACCTCGACCCGGACAAGGGCGGCTTCGTCGGCGACCGGCACCAGGACCCCGCCAAGATGAAGCGGTTCCTCGCCGGACTCGACGCGTACAGCGACCGGATGGGCGCCGAACTCGCCCGGCGCACCGACTGGGACCGCCACTCCTCGTTCGTCGACCTCGGCGGCGCCCGCGGCAACCTCGCGGCCGTGCTGGTGCGGGCGCACCCGCATCTGCGGGCGACCTGCTTCGACCTGGAGCGGACACGGCCGCTGTTCACCGAGCACATCTCGGGCCTGGGCCTGACCGACAAGGTCGTCTTCGCCGGCGGCGACTTCTTCACCGACCCGATCCCGCCGGCCGACGTCGTCGTCCTCGGCCACATCCTGCACGGCTTCGACACCGCCCGCCGGCGCGAGCTGCTCGGCCGGGTCTTCGACGCGGTGCGGCCCGGCGGCACGGTCCTCGTCTACGACCGGATGATCGACGACGACCGCAGCGACCCGGAGCGGCTGCTCAGCAGCCTGCACATGCGGCTGGTCAGCCCCGACGGCTCGGAGTACCGGGTGGCGGACTGCCGGGCCTGGCTGCGCGGGGCCGGCTTCACCGACGGCGACGCACAACCCCTGCTCGGCACCCACACCCTGGTCACCGCCCACAAGGAGGCAGCATGAAGCAGCACCGGACCCCTGTGCTCATCGTCGGGGGCGGGCTGACCGGACTGTCCGCGGCCGTCTTCCTCGCCCACCACGGCATCGCCGCCACCCTGGTGGAGCGCCATCCCGACACCTCCATCCACCCCAAGGCCCGTGCCATCAACCCGCGGACGATGGAGCTGTACCGCGCGGTCGGCATGGAGGAGCGGGTACGAGCAGGGCGTTCCCCCATCTCCGGCAACACCGACCTGGTGCACGTCGAGAGCCTGGCCGGCAAGGAACGCGTACGGATGCCCAGCGCCTCACCGGAGGACATCGGCCGGATCAGCCCCACCCAGTGGACGCTGATCGACCAGAACCAGCTGGAGCCGATCCTGCGGGAGCGGGCCGTCGAGGCCGGGGCGGACGTCCGCTTCTCCACCCGGGTCGACGGGCTTCAGGAGGACGCGGAGGGGGTGCTGGCCCACACCACAGACCTGTCCACCGGCGAGAGTTCGCAGATCCACGCCCGCTACGTGATCGCGGCGGACGGCAGCCGCAGCCCGCTGCGCGAGATGCTGGGCATCGGCGCACACGGCCGGGGCACCATCACCAACCTCGTCAGCTTCTTCTTCGAGGCCGACCTGACTCAGGCGCTGCGCGGCCGCCGGATCATCGCGGCGTACGTCAACAACCCCGAGGTGCGCGGCACGGTCATCCCCATCGACAACGACCGCCGCTGGGTCATCAACGTCTCCTTCTTCCCCGAACAGGGCCAGCGCGCCGAGGACTTCACCGAGGAGCGCTGCACCGCCCTGGTGCGCGCCGCGGTCGGGGTGCCCGACCTGCCGCTGAAGATCGAGTCGGCGGACATGCCCGCGTGGGACATCTCCGCGAGGGTGGCGGACACCTTCGCGACCCGCCGGGTGTTCGTCGCCGGGGACGCCGCCCATGTGATGCCGCCGACCGGGGCGTTCGGCGCCAGCACCGGTATCCAGGACGCGTACAACCTGGCCTGGAAGTTGGCCCTGGTGCTCTCCGGCACGGCGGGTCCCGGACTCCTGGAGAGCTACGACGCCGAGCGGCGGCCGGTGGCCGAGGAGACCGTCCGGCAGGCGATGCTGCGG contains these protein-coding regions:
- a CDS encoding FAD-dependent monooxygenase, whose amino-acid sequence is MKQHRTPVLIVGGGLTGLSAAVFLAHHGIAATLVERHPDTSIHPKARAINPRTMELYRAVGMEERVRAGRSPISGNTDLVHVESLAGKERVRMPSASPEDIGRISPTQWTLIDQNQLEPILRERAVEAGADVRFSTRVDGLQEDAEGVLAHTTDLSTGESSQIHARYVIAADGSRSPLREMLGIGAHGRGTITNLVSFFFEADLTQALRGRRIIAAYVNNPEVRGTVIPIDNDRRWVINVSFFPEQGQRAEDFTEERCTALVRAAVGVPDLPLKIESADMPAWDISARVADTFATRRVFVAGDAAHVMPPTGAFGASTGIQDAYNLAWKLALVLSGTAGPGLLESYDAERRPVAEETVRQAMLRFAVREGKQYQDVAAELLDETTMTFGYCYRSGAFAAEEGAPDAIVEDPAHPSARPGARAPHLQLDGPEGPVSVIDLYGDGFTLLVDEAAGRWTGAVEREAERLGVALKVVRIGRGTRLWDQDGSFRRRYGLLAGGAVLVRPDGFVGWRTTAGRSGPVDQAAIDALRGVLDRV
- a CDS encoding methyltransferase: MTTTEDPQAAPAVDPGPLIRLTIADCAAKVLHSAVTLGVFGALAESPADAAELARRTGTHHRMVPDFLDALVGLGMLERTEGSYRNSPLAQAYLVPDSSSYLGGFVELTNETLYGTWGRLTEAMRSGEPQHLDPDKGGFVGDRHQDPAKMKRFLAGLDAYSDRMGAELARRTDWDRHSSFVDLGGARGNLAAVLVRAHPHLRATCFDLERTRPLFTEHISGLGLTDKVVFAGGDFFTDPIPPADVVVLGHILHGFDTARRRELLGRVFDAVRPGGTVLVYDRMIDDDRSDPERLLSSLHMRLVSPDGSEYRVADCRAWLRGAGFTDGDAQPLLGTHTLVTAHKEAA